The proteins below come from a single Pseudarthrobacter sp. SSS035 genomic window:
- a CDS encoding ABC transporter permease, translating to MSNATLQRARPAGRAPAPEQEKPRRRRTMWWLLLAPILAFDVVLFLSPLGKLVGSSFTGNAYQRVLEDPLVVRSLINTLSISLASTVVTVVLGYVIALVLWRSGTVTRVILFAVVLLPFWTGILVKNFAWAVLLQDNGIVNSFLQTVGLTDAPIELLHNRLAVIIGMVHCLLPYAVFPIFSSLTSIDDRLALAARSLGAKEASIFRRITLPLSTPGISAAGLLVFIISTGFFITPVVMGGPGDMMIANQIDYYARQLTDFSGAAALAVILTVLVSILVAIYQRVLKAGGQHADN from the coding sequence ATGAGCAACGCAACCTTGCAACGCGCGCGTCCGGCGGGACGCGCCCCGGCACCGGAGCAGGAGAAACCCCGACGGCGGCGCACCATGTGGTGGCTGCTGCTGGCCCCGATCCTGGCCTTCGACGTCGTACTGTTCCTCAGCCCGCTGGGCAAACTGGTGGGCTCGAGCTTCACCGGCAACGCCTACCAACGCGTCCTCGAAGACCCGCTGGTGGTCCGTTCCCTGATCAACACCCTGAGCATCAGCCTGGCATCCACCGTCGTCACCGTGGTCCTGGGCTACGTCATTGCCCTGGTGCTGTGGCGCTCCGGCACGGTGACCCGCGTGATCCTGTTCGCCGTGGTGCTGCTGCCCTTCTGGACCGGTATCCTGGTGAAGAACTTCGCGTGGGCCGTGCTACTCCAGGACAACGGCATCGTGAACTCCTTCCTCCAGACGGTGGGCCTCACCGATGCTCCCATTGAGCTGCTGCACAACCGGCTGGCAGTGATCATCGGCATGGTTCACTGCCTGCTCCCGTATGCGGTGTTCCCGATTTTCTCCTCGCTGACCTCCATCGATGACCGGCTTGCCCTGGCGGCGCGGTCGCTCGGGGCCAAGGAAGCCTCAATCTTCCGCCGGATCACCCTGCCGCTCAGCACGCCGGGCATCTCCGCGGCAGGCTTGCTCGTGTTCATCATCAGCACCGGATTCTTCATCACCCCGGTGGTCATGGGCGGACCCGGCGACATGATGATCGCCAACCAGATCGACTACTACGCGCGACAGCTCACCGACTTCTCCGGGGCCGCGGCCCTGGCCGTAATCCTGACAGTGCTGGTCAGCATCCTCGTTGCCATCTACCAGCGAGTGCTCAAGGCGGGAGGCCAACATGCAGACAACTAA